One Festucalex cinctus isolate MCC-2025b chromosome 1, RoL_Fcin_1.0, whole genome shotgun sequence genomic region harbors:
- the LOC144019093 gene encoding transmembrane protease serine 9-like: MDPAKTTAVTKWPRPMSRRELQYFLGFANFYRRFIKDYSRAAAPLTALMSTVVPFKWSEEADLAFDKLKRMFITAPVLVYPDPQRQFIVEVDASEASSHFVVMDKLMLTSTLVLLLLFTDLEFLSFSSSECGAQIDVCGQVKAQTRIVGGAVASPGNWPWQVSLHTFGRHFCGASLINNQWLLSAAHCFLNPKRNGVVWAILGRQSQEGSNPNEEYRWITHVITYPNYNPHTFDYDVALLKLHSPVDFTDFIRPVCLAAQDSTFFTGTKSWVTGWGAINWNGPPLFPVPLPSPQNLMEVEVPVVGNRQCNRDLYPIPITDNMICAGLRTEGKGSCRGDSGGPLVSKQGSRWVQSGVVNFGAPCAKPAKPSVFARVSRYQDWISCHTSGTPLPGFVTFKSEGIDPDLWVSWPYPRRSSVTATPTSTAFCGHAPLNERLSGSGTSSARAGMWPWMASLHWNGSHVCGGTLVAEDSVLTSAECIMRSSTPSEWTVFLGRVRQNGSNSFETAMSVVSIVSSTLSGSNVAVLRLASRAPLSDFIQPICMESGQTFATGSTCWAAGWSEGRGGEEQALQEVQTPLVDCGNASSTNICTQNLTLDQEDSGGPLMCQLGNAWYQVAVLGTSSSNPRQADGQMMVFPKLSLFKDFLMQALGDFLSTPSRAQPSRSSSASSWWSA, encoded by the exons ATGGACCCGGCCAAAACGACTGCAGTCACCAAATGGCCCAGACCCATGTCCAGAAGGGAGCTGCAATACTTCCTTGGTTTTGCCAATTTCTATCGCCGATTCATCAAGGACTACAGTCGTGCTGCAGCTCCTCTTACCGCCCTTATGTCCACAGTGGTGCCCTTCAAGTGGTCTGAGGAAGCTGACCTGGCCTTTGACAAGCTCAAACGTATGTTCATCACTGCTCCTGTGCTTGTCTATCCAGATCCGCAGAGGCAGTTCATAGTTGAGGTGGATGCCTCGGAG GCATCCTCGCACTTCGTGGTCATGGACAAGCTGATGTTGACAAGCACATTGGTGCTACTGCTGCTGTTCACAG ATCTggaatttttgtctttttcatctTCAGAATGTGGAGCGCAAATAGATG TGTGTGGGCAGGTCAAGGCCCAAACCCGCATCGTTGGGGGTGCAGTGGCTTCTCCGGGTAACTGGCCCTGGCAGGTCAGCCTGCACACCTTCGGGCGTCACTTCTGCGGGGCGTCGCTCATCAACAACCAGTGGCTGCTGTCGGCCGCACATTGCTTTCTCAA TCCCAAACGAAATGGAGTTGTGTGGGCGATTTTGGGTCGTCAGAGCCAGGAGGGTTCAAATCCTAATGAGGAATACCGCTGGATCACTCATGTCATCACCTATCCCAACTACAACCCGCACACCTTCGACTACGACGTGGCTCTGTTGAAGCTTCACTCGCCCGTGGACTTCACCGACTTCATCAGGCCCGTCTGCCTGGCCGCCCAGGATAGCACCTTCTTCACCGGAACCAAAAGCTGGGTCACCGGATGGGGGGCCATCAACTGGAATGGTCCACCGTTGTTTCCAG ttccTCTACCAAGCCCCCAGAACCTGATGGAGGTTGAGGTTCCTGTGGTGGGAAACCGCCAATGCAATCGTGACTTGTATCCGATTCCAATCACAGACAACATGATTTGTGCCGGCCTGCGAACGGAAGGAAAGGGCTCCTGTCGG GGTGATTCTGGCGGCCCACTGGTCAGCAAGCAAGGGTCCCGGTGGGTCCAAAGCGGCGTGGTGAACTTCGGAGCACCTTGCGCCAAGCCAGCGAAGCCGAGCGTTTTCGCTCGGGTGTCCCGGTACCAAGACTGGATCAGTTGCCATACTAGTGGCACCCCCCTGCCAGGGTTCGTCACCTTCAAATCCGAGGGTATTGACCCAGACCTGTGGGTTAGCTGGCCCTACCCTCGACGGAGCAGCGTGACTGCGACGCCCACCAGTACTG CATTTTGCGGGCACGCCCCTCTGAACGAGCGTCTGTCAGGTTCTGGCACATCGTCGGCCAGGGCCGGCATGTGGCCCTGGATGGCAAGTCTGCATTGGAACGGGAGTCACGTATGTGGCGGCACGTTGGTGGCCGAGGACAGCGTGCTTACCAGCGCAGAATGCATCATGAG GTCCAGCACGCCGTCCGAGTGGACCGTCTTCCTGGGTCGCGTGAGGCAGAATGGCTCCAACAGTTTTGAGACGGCGATGAGCGTGGTCAGTATCGTATCCAGCACACTATCAGGTTCAAATGTGGCAGTCCTGCGGCTGGCATCCCGGGCGCCGTTGTCCGACTTCATCCAGCCCATCTGCATGGAGAGTGGGCAGACTTTCGCCACTGGCTCCACCTGCTGGGCCGCCGGATGGAGTGAAGGCCGAGGAGGAG AGGAGCAGGCCTTGCAGGAGGTCCAGACGCCACTGGTGGATTGTGGGAATGCATCATCCACTAACATTTGTACCCAAAATCTGACACTAGACCAG GAGGACAGTGGTGGGCCGTTGATGTGCCAGCTGGGCAACGCCTGGtaccaggtggcggtgctgggGACTAGCAGCAGCAACCCCAGACAAGCAGATGGTCAAATGATGGTCTTCCCCAAACTCAGCCTCTTCAAGGACTTCCTCATGCAGGCGTTGGGGGACTTCTTGTCGACTCCAAGTCGGGCTCAGCCCAGTCGCTCCTCCTCAGCCAGCTCCTGGTGGTCGGCATAG